The Helicobacter pylori genome includes a window with the following:
- a CDS encoding 16S rRNA (uracil(1498)-N(3))-methyltransferase yields the protein MRFVYHPLAKEPVLKIEGESYIHLYRSRRIKSASRLDLRNLKDGFLYTYEHAEITKKHALLKLVGAQPLEIMANKKTHLILSVIEIKSIEKILPFLNQLGVSKLSLFYADFSQRNEKIDSAKLERFQKILIHSCEQCGRSALMELEAFSNTKEVLNAYPKASVLDFKGEILPASTDFEKGVIIGPEGGFSEPERECFKEREIYRIPLDMVLKSESACMFVASIAQV from the coding sequence TCTACCACCCTTTAGCCAAAGAGCCTGTTTTAAAAATAGAAGGCGAGAGTTATATCCATTTATACCGCTCAAGGCGTATCAAAAGCGCGAGTCGTTTGGATTTAAGAAATTTAAAAGACGGCTTTTTATACACCTATGAGCATGCAGAAATCACTAAAAAACACGCCCTTTTAAAGCTAGTGGGCGCGCAACCATTAGAGATTATGGCTAATAAAAAAACGCATTTGATTTTAAGCGTGATTGAAATCAAAAGCATTGAAAAAATCCTACCCTTTTTAAACCAGTTAGGCGTGAGCAAGTTGAGTTTGTTCTACGCGGATTTTAGCCAACGCAATGAAAAAATAGACAGCGCCAAATTAGAGCGCTTTCAAAAGATTTTGATTCATTCTTGCGAGCAGTGCGGCCGCAGCGCTTTAATGGAATTGGAAGCGTTTTCAAACACTAAAGAGGTGTTAAACGCCTACCCTAAAGCGAGTGTTTTGGATTTTAAGGGTGAAATACTACCCGCAAGCACGGATTTTGAAAAGGGCGTTATCATAGGGCCTGAAGGGGGCTTTAGCGAACCAGAAAGGGAGTGTTTTAAAGAGCGTGAAATTTATCGCATCCCGTTAGATATGGTGCTAAAGTCTGAGAGTGCATGCATGTTTGTGGCGAGTATCGCGCAAGTTTAG
- a CDS encoding restriction endonuclease, whose amino-acid sequence MDLEQTFLKIIEKKHKELNLGQDYNAIFSKIRDFEANAIGQIGEEFLKSVLNAIDGVINDGIIHDEHDIMTKSGVSFEVKTARKGRTNNTFQFNGINPRYNYDFLICLGVCEDKLLYKIFKKDEINYIHKERKHFMKQNEFKKQLVPMNPDDQVNYKLTLNIKELEEITNLIKELERVLGLD is encoded by the coding sequence ATGGACTTAGAACAAACTTTTTTAAAAATTATTGAAAAAAAACATAAAGAATTGAATTTAGGACAAGATTACAACGCTATTTTTTCAAAAATTAGAGATTTTGAAGCCAACGCTATAGGGCAGATTGGTGAAGAGTTTTTAAAAAGCGTGCTTAACGCTATAGATGGAGTAATCAATGATGGCATTATTCATGATGAACACGATATTATGACAAAAAGTGGCGTATCCTTTGAAGTTAAAACAGCGCGAAAAGGCAGAACTAACAACACTTTTCAGTTCAATGGTATAAACCCACGATACAACTATGATTTTTTGATTTGCTTAGGAGTGTGCGAAGACAAATTGCTTTATAAAATTTTTAAAAAAGATGAAATCAATTACATTCATAAAGAAAGAAAACACTTCATGAAACAAAATGAGTTTAAAAAGCAATTGGTGCCAATGAATCCTGATGATCAGGTCAATTATAAGCTCACTCTCAATATTAAAGAATTGGAAGAAATTACAAATCTCATCAAAGAATTAGAAAGGGTTTTAGGGTTAGATTAA
- a CDS encoding SAM-dependent methyltransferase, with product MQTLFKEITPKRYANGNEMKENSSNVLDQYFTKPSVALKCFQKACEVIKKYENLDDFIFLEPSAGDGVFYDLFPKNRRIGIDIEPKRDGFIQCDFLNYKLPTHQKVICLGNPPFGHRGVMALEFINHARSCDFVCFILPMFFESQGKGSIKYRVKGLNLLYSERLEKNAFIDFKNKEVDVHCVFQIWSKKYQNKKSEFSWYKNRHKEPFGEYIKVFTVSLAKNRECGKEWIFNQKASFYISSTFYKSTQIVENFEEVKYKSGIAVVFTSTDKALNAKLKKLFKEIDWTKYASLATNSCYHLGKSHIFQALYDHLDSLKDN from the coding sequence ATGCAAACCTTGTTTAAAGAAATTACCCCTAAACGCTATGCCAATGGCAATGAGATGAAAGAAAATTCTAGCAATGTTCTAGATCAGTATTTCACTAAGCCTAGTGTGGCTTTAAAATGCTTTCAAAAAGCTTGTGAAGTTATTAAAAAATACGAAAATCTGGATGACTTTATTTTTTTAGAGCCAAGTGCAGGCGATGGGGTGTTTTATGACTTGTTCCCTAAAAATAGACGCATTGGTATAGACATTGAACCCAAAAGAGATGGATTTATTCAATGCGATTTTTTAAATTATAAATTGCCTACGCATCAAAAAGTGATTTGCTTGGGCAACCCTCCTTTTGGGCATCGTGGGGTTATGGCGTTAGAATTTATCAACCATGCTAGAAGTTGTGATTTTGTGTGTTTTATCCTACCCATGTTCTTTGAAAGTCAAGGAAAAGGCTCTATTAAATATCGTGTGAAAGGTTTGAATCTGCTTTATAGCGAACGCTTAGAAAAAAATGCGTTTATAGATTTTAAAAATAAAGAAGTGGATGTGCATTGCGTGTTTCAAATTTGGAGCAAAAAGTATCAAAACAAAAAAAGTGAATTTTCTTGGTATAAGAATCGCCATAAAGAACCCTTTGGCGAGTATATCAAGGTTTTCACGGTTTCGTTAGCTAAAAACAGAGAATGCGGTAAAGAGTGGATTTTTAATCAAAAAGCGTCTTTTTACATTTCATCAACTTTTTACAAAAGCACACAAATTGTAGAGAACTTTGAGGAAGTTAAGTATAAATCTGGTATCGCTGTGGTATTTACTAGCACTGACAAGGCTTTAAACGCTAAATTAAAAAAACTATTCAAAGAGATTGATTGGACAAAATACGCAAGTTTAGCGACTAATTCTTGCTATCATTTAGGAAAAAGTCATATTTTTCAAGCCTTATATGATCATTTAGATAGTTTAAAGGATAATTGA
- the truA gene encoding tRNA pseudouridine(38-40) synthase TruA: MRCFKATIAYDGAYFLGYAKQPNKLGIQDKIESTLNALGIKSVVIAAGRTDKGVHANNQVLSFHAPKYWNADKLFYYLAPKLAPHIVLKKLEEKNFHARFDAQKRAYRYLLTKNLKTPFLAPYIACGDYGSLDALNTALKQFTGKHDFSMFKKEGGATTNPKRAIFNAFAYKTFIAGHECVVFKIIGDAFLRSSVRLIIQACVQYSLEKITLAEIQAQIHNLKAAIRTPIMANGLYLHRVYY, encoded by the coding sequence ATGCGTTGTTTTAAGGCTACTATCGCTTATGATGGGGCGTATTTTTTAGGCTATGCCAAACAGCCTAACAAACTCGGCATTCAAGATAAGATAGAGAGCACTTTAAACGCACTAGGGATTAAAAGCGTTGTGATTGCGGCCGGGCGCACGGATAAAGGCGTGCATGCGAACAACCAAGTGCTGTCTTTTCACGCTCCAAAATACTGGAATGCTGATAAATTATTTTATTATCTAGCCCCCAAACTCGCCCCGCATATTGTCTTAAAAAAGCTAGAAGAAAAAAACTTTCATGCGCGTTTTGACGCTCAAAAAAGAGCGTATCGTTACCTTTTGACGAAAAATTTAAAAACGCCTTTTTTAGCGCCTTATATCGCTTGTGGGGATTATGGCTCGCTAGATGCATTAAACACCGCTTTAAAGCAATTCACAGGCAAGCATGATTTTTCCATGTTTAAGAAAGAAGGCGGGGCTACAACCAATCCTAAACGCGCTATTTTTAACGCTTTTGCTTATAAAACCTTTATCGCAGGGCATGAGTGCGTGGTGTTTAAAATCATTGGCGATGCGTTTTTACGCTCTAGCGTGCGTTTGATCATTCAAGCGTGCGTTCAATACTCCTTAGAAAAAATCACGCTCGCTGAAATTCAAGCGCAAATCCACAACCTCAAAGCCGCTATAAGAACGCCCATAATGGCTAATGGCTTGTATTTGCACAGGGTGTATTATTGA
- the accB gene encoding acetyl-CoA carboxylase biotin carboxyl carrier protein, with the protein MNLSEIEELIKEFKASDLGHLKLKHEHFELVLDKESAYAKHKSALNPAHSPAPIMVEASMPSVQTPVPMVCTPIVDKKEDFVLSPMVGTFYHAPSPGAEPYVKAGDTLKKGQIVGIVEAMKIMNEIEVEYPCKVVSVEVGDAQPVEYGTKLIKVEKL; encoded by the coding sequence ATGAACCTTTCTGAAATTGAAGAGTTGATCAAAGAATTTAAAGCTTCTGATTTGGGGCATTTGAAATTAAAGCATGAGCATTTTGAGTTGGTTTTGGATAAGGAATCCGCTTATGCGAAACATAAAAGTGCGTTAAATCCCGCCCATTCTCCAGCTCCCATTATGGTAGAAGCGAGCATGCCAAGTGTCCAAACCCCTGTGCCTATGGTATGCACCCCTATTGTGGATAAAAAAGAAGATTTCGTGCTTTCGCCTATGGTAGGCACTTTTTATCATGCGCCATCGCCTGGGGCTGAGCCTTATGTCAAAGCGGGTGATACGCTTAAAAAAGGGCAGATCGTGGGCATTGTAGAAGCGATGAAAATCATGAATGAAATTGAAGTGGAATACCCTTGCAAGGTGGTTTCTGTTGAAGTGGGAGACGCTCAACCGGTAGAATACGGCACGAAACTCATCAAAGTGGAAAAGCTTTAA
- a CDS encoding ribonucleotide-diphosphate reductase subunit beta — protein sequence MEVSRKKIYNPNSTESVNERKIFGGNPTSMFDLNKIKYQWADHLWKTMLANTWFAEEVSMNDDKRDYLKLSTEEKIGYDRALAQLIFMDSLQTNNLIDNINPFITSPEINLCLVRQAYEEALHSHAYAVMVESISANTEEIYDMWRNDMQLKSKNDYIAQVYMELAKNPTEENILKALFANQILEGIYFYSGFSYFYTLARSGKMLGSAQMIRFIQRDEVTHLILFQNMINALRNERADLFTPKLINEVIEMFKKAVEIEALWGDYITQGKILGLTSSLIEQYIQFLADSRLSKVGIAKVYGVQHPIKWVESFSSFNEQRSNFFEARVSNYAKGSVSFDDF from the coding sequence ATGGAAGTTTCACGCAAGAAAATTTACAACCCCAATTCTACAGAGAGTGTGAATGAAAGAAAGATTTTTGGGGGTAATCCTACAAGCATGTTTGATTTGAATAAGATCAAGTATCAATGGGCGGATCATTTGTGGAAAACGATGCTCGCTAACACCTGGTTTGCTGAAGAAGTGAGCATGAATGATGACAAAAGGGATTATTTGAAATTAAGCACAGAAGAAAAGATCGGTTATGACAGAGCTTTAGCGCAACTCATTTTTATGGATAGCTTGCAAACGAATAATTTAATTGATAATATCAATCCTTTCATCACCAGCCCAGAAATCAATTTGTGTTTGGTGCGTCAAGCTTATGAAGAAGCCTTACACAGCCATGCGTATGCGGTGATGGTGGAAAGCATTAGCGCCAATACTGAAGAAATTTATGACATGTGGCGTAACGATATGCAATTAAAAAGCAAGAACGACTATATCGCGCAAGTGTATATGGAATTAGCCAAAAACCCCACAGAAGAAAACATCCTCAAAGCGCTTTTTGCGAACCAAATTTTAGAGGGGATTTATTTTTATAGCGGGTTTAGCTATTTTTACACTTTGGCTAGGAGCGGTAAGATGCTAGGATCAGCGCAAATGATTCGTTTTATCCAAAGAGATGAGGTAACGCATTTGATTTTATTCCAAAACATGATCAACGCTTTAAGGAATGAAAGAGCGGATCTATTCACGCCAAAATTGATTAACGAAGTCATAGAAATGTTTAAAAAAGCGGTAGAAATTGAAGCCTTGTGGGGGGATTATATCACGCAAGGCAAGATTTTAGGGCTCACTTCAAGCTTGATTGAGCAATACATCCAGTTTTTAGCGGATAGCCGTTTGAGTAAGGTGGGTATCGCTAAAGTTTATGGCGTCCAACACCCCATTAAATGGGTAGAGAGCTTTTCAAGTTTCAATGAGCAACGCTCCAATTTCTTTGAGGCTAGGGTGAGCAATTACGCTAAAGGGAGCGTGAGTTTTGATGATTTTTAA
- a CDS encoding Laminin subunit alpha-2 precursor: MSKISNHYNPSLMMRDYHTQRVGSHTRKEENKEIQNLSENDEKIKLAKQAKQDNLAIGDLESRLKSLKGMDKDAKELVGISKAYAHNNEKDRSDFEHFKSRLDKAVDSFNQKSGNDSLKLPGNIDIDDTKALEKFSKSLESEKENIQNSLHQWKKQLAETNHLNKEYNTLDKTRLNAQKFQDVHDTSKITPSRLQDLLA; encoded by the coding sequence ATGTCTAAGATTTCAAATCATTATAACCCGTCTTTGATGATGAGGGATTACCACACCCAAAGGGTTGGTTCGCACACAAGAAAAGAAGAAAATAAGGAAATTCAAAATCTTTCAGAGAATGATGAAAAAATCAAATTAGCCAAACAAGCTAAGCAGGATAACCTAGCCATAGGGGATTTAGAAAGCCGTCTTAAAAGCTTAAAAGGCATGGATAAAGACGCTAAGGAATTGGTGGGGATTTCTAAAGCTTACGCTCATAATAATGAAAAAGATCGAAGCGATTTTGAGCATTTCAAAAGCCGTTTGGACAAAGCGGTTGATTCTTTCAATCAAAAATCAGGCAATGATAGTTTGAAACTCCCTGGCAATATTGACATTGACGACACGAAGGCTTTGGAAAAATTTTCAAAATCATTAGAAAGTGAGAAAGAAAACATTCAAAACTCCTTGCACCAGTGGAAAAAACAGCTCGCTGAAACGAATCATTTAAACAAGGAATACAACACCTTAGATAAAACAAGGCTGAACGCTCAAAAATTCCAAGATGTCCATGACACAAGCAAGATCACCCCATCTCGCTTGCAAGACTTGCTCGCTTGA
- a CDS encoding LptF/LptG family permease: MIKHYLFMAVSQVFFSFFLVLFFISSIVLLISIASVTLVIKVSFLDLVQLFLYSLPGTIFFILPITFFAACALGLSRLSYDHELLVFFSLGVSPKTMTKAFVPLSLLVSAILLVFSLILIPTSKSAYYGFLRQKKDKIDINIRAGEFGQKLGDWLVYVDKAENNSYDNLVLFSNKSLSQESFILAQKGNINNQNGVFELNLYKGHAYFTQGDKMRKVDFEELHLRNKLKSFNSNDAAYLQGTDYLGYWKKAFGKNANKNQKRRFSQAILVSLFPLASVFLIPLFGIANPRFKTNWSYFYVLGAVGVYFLMVHVISTDLFLMTFFFPFIWAFVSYLLFRKFILKRY; the protein is encoded by the coding sequence ATGATCAAACACTATCTTTTCATGGCGGTTTCGCAAGTCTTTTTCTCTTTCTTTTTAGTGCTATTTTTTATCTCTTCTATCGTGCTATTAATCAGTATTGCAAGCGTAACGCTCGTGATTAAAGTGAGCTTTTTGGATCTAGTGCAACTCTTTTTGTATTCCTTGCCAGGAACCATTTTTTTTATTTTGCCGATCACTTTTTTTGCGGCTTGCGCTTTAGGGCTTTCAAGGCTTAGCTATGACCATGAATTGTTAGTGTTTTTCTCTTTAGGGGTTTCGCCCAAAACAATGACTAAAGCGTTTGTGCCTTTAAGTCTGTTAGTGAGCGCGATTTTATTGGTGTTTTCGCTTATTTTAATCCCCACTTCTAAGAGCGCTTATTACGGGTTTTTGCGTCAAAAAAAAGACAAGATTGATATTAACATCAGAGCGGGTGAATTCGGGCAAAAATTAGGCGATTGGCTCGTGTATGTGGATAAGGCTGAGAACAATTCCTATGATAATTTAGTGCTTTTTTCCAATAAAAGCCTTTCTCAAGAAAGCTTCATTCTAGCCCAAAAAGGCAATATCAACAATCAAAACGGCGTGTTTGAATTGAATTTATACAAAGGGCATGCGTATTTCACTCAAGGCGATAAAATGCGTAAAGTTGATTTTGAAGAATTGCATTTGCGCAACAAGCTCAAGTCTTTCAATTCTAATGATGCGGCTTATTTGCAAGGCACGGATTATTTAGGTTATTGGAAAAAAGCCTTTGGCAAAAACGCTAATAAAAATCAAAAACGCCGTTTTTCTCAAGCGATTTTAGTTTCCTTATTCCCTTTAGCGAGCGTGTTTTTAATCCCCTTATTTGGCATCGCCAACCCGCGATTCAAAACGAATTGGAGTTATTTTTATGTCCTTGGAGCGGTTGGGGTTTATTTTTTAATGGTGCATGTGATTTCTACGGATTTGTTTTTGATGACCTTTTTCTTCCCCTTTATTTGGGCGTTTGTCTCTTATTTGTTGTTTAGAAAATTCATTTTAAAGCGTTATTGA
- the pcm gene encoding protein-L-isoaspartate O-methyltransferase codes for MNSIKNHLMCEEIHKRFHLHPKVRKAMESIEREVFVPAPFKHFAYTLNALSMQAQQYISSPLTVAKMTQYLEIDHVDSVLEIGCGSGYQAAVLSQIFRRVFSVERIESLYIEARLRLKNLGLDNVHVKFADGNKGWDQYAPYDRILFSACAKNIPQALIDQLEEGGILVAPIQENNEQVIKRFVKQNNALRVQKVLEKCSFVPVIDGVQ; via the coding sequence TTGAATAGTATCAAAAACCATTTGATGTGTGAAGAAATCCACAAGCGTTTTCATTTGCACCCCAAAGTGAGGAAGGCTATGGAGAGCATTGAAAGAGAAGTTTTTGTGCCAGCCCCCTTTAAACACTTTGCCTACACTTTAAACGCGCTTTCTATGCAAGCGCAACAATACATTTCTTCGCCCCTAACCGTGGCCAAAATGACGCAATATTTAGAAATCGATCATGTGGATAGCGTGCTAGAAATTGGCTGCGGGAGCGGCTATCAAGCGGCGGTGCTGTCTCAAATTTTCAGGCGCGTTTTTAGCGTTGAAAGGATTGAAAGCCTGTATATAGAAGCGCGTTTGCGCCTTAAAAATCTCGGTTTAGACAACGTTCATGTTAAATTCGCTGATGGGAACAAGGGTTGGGATCAATACGCCCCCTATGATAGGATTTTATTCTCTGCTTGCGCTAAAAATATCCCTCAAGCGCTTATTGATCAGCTTGAAGAAGGCGGGATATTAGTTGCACCCATTCAAGAAAACAACGAGCAAGTGATCAAACGCTTTGTGAAGCAAAATAACGCTTTGCGTGTCCAAAAAGTGTTAGAAAAATGCTCGTTTGTGCCTGTCATAGATGGGGTGCAATAA
- the dcd gene encoding dCTP deaminase, whose product MGLKADSWIKKMSLEHGMISPFCEKQVGKNVISYGLSSYGYDIRVGSEFMLFDNKNALIDPKNFDPNNATKIDASREGFFILPANAFALAHTIEYFKMPKDTLAICLGKSTYARCGIIVNVTPFEPEFEGYITIEISNTTNLPAKVYANEGIAQVVFLQGDEMCEQSYKDRGGKYQGQVGITLPKILK is encoded by the coding sequence ATGGGATTAAAAGCGGATTCTTGGATTAAAAAAATGAGTTTAGAGCATGGCATGATTAGCCCTTTTTGCGAAAAGCAAGTCGGTAAAAATGTGATCAGCTATGGTTTGAGCAGTTACGGGTATGATATTAGAGTGGGGAGTGAGTTCATGCTCTTTGATAACAAAAACGCTTTAATTGACCCTAAAAACTTTGACCCCAACAACGCGACTAAAATTGATGCGAGTAGAGAAGGCTTTTTTATCTTGCCCGCTAACGCGTTCGCCCTAGCCCATACGATAGAGTATTTTAAAATGCCTAAAGACACCTTAGCGATTTGTTTAGGCAAAAGCACTTACGCCAGGTGTGGGATCATTGTGAATGTTACGCCTTTTGAGCCGGAATTTGAAGGCTATATCACGATTGAAATTTCTAACACTACTAATCTACCGGCTAAAGTCTATGCCAATGAGGGGATCGCACAAGTGGTGTTTTTACAAGGCGATGAAATGTGCGAGCAAAGCTATAAAGACAGAGGCGGTAAGTATCAAGGGCAAGTGGGCATCACTTTGCCTAAAATTTTAAAGTGA
- a CDS encoding acetyl-CoA carboxylase biotin carboxylase subunit, with translation MNKENKKVEKKELSRILIANRGEIALRAIQTIQEMGKESIAIYSIADKDAHYLNTANAKVCIGGAKSSESYLNIPAIISAAELFEADAIFPGYGFLSENQNFVEICSHHSLEFIGPSAKVMALMSDKSKAKSVMKEAGMPVIEGSEGLLKSYQEAEEIADKIGYPVIIKAAAGGGGRGMRVVEDKSKLKNLYLAAETEALSAFGDGSVYLEKFINKPKHIEVQILADKHGNVIHVGERDCSVQRRQQKLIEETPAVVLEEGVRKRLLETAIKAAKYIGYVGAGTFEFLLDSNMKDFYFMEMNTRLQVEHTISEMVSGLNLIEWMIRIAQGEKLPEQESFSLKGHAIECRITAEDPKKFYPSPGKITEWIAPGGVNVRLDSHAHAHYVVPTHYDSMIGKLVVWGENRERAIAKMKRALKEFKVEGIKTTIPFHLEMLENADFRQAKIHTKYLEENF, from the coding sequence ATGAATAAAGAAAATAAAAAGGTAGAAAAAAAAGAGCTTTCACGCATTTTGATCGCTAATAGAGGCGAGATCGCTTTAAGAGCGATCCAAACCATTCAAGAAATGGGTAAAGAATCCATAGCCATTTATTCTATCGCTGACAAGGACGCCCACTACCTCAATACAGCTAACGCAAAAGTGTGTATAGGGGGAGCCAAATCCAGCGAGAGTTACTTGAATATCCCTGCGATCATTAGTGCGGCGGAATTGTTTGAAGCGGATGCAATTTTCCCCGGGTATGGGTTTTTGAGTGAAAACCAGAATTTTGTAGAGATTTGCTCGCACCATTCTTTGGAATTTATTGGTCCGAGCGCGAAAGTCATGGCTTTAATGAGCGATAAATCCAAAGCCAAAAGCGTGATGAAAGAAGCCGGTATGCCTGTGATTGAGGGCAGTGAAGGGTTGCTTAAAAGCTATCAAGAAGCTGAAGAAATCGCTGATAAAATCGGCTACCCTGTCATCATTAAAGCGGCTGCTGGTGGGGGCGGAAGGGGGATGCGCGTCGTAGAAGATAAATCCAAGCTTAAAAACCTTTATTTAGCCGCCGAAACGGAAGCTTTGAGCGCGTTTGGCGATGGGAGCGTGTATTTAGAAAAATTCATCAACAAGCCTAAGCACATTGAAGTCCAAATTTTAGCCGATAAGCATGGCAATGTCATTCATGTGGGCGAAAGGGATTGCTCGGTGCAAAGACGCCAGCAAAAGCTCATTGAAGAAACCCCAGCAGTGGTTTTAGAAGAGGGCGTTCGTAAGCGTTTGCTAGAAACAGCGATCAAAGCCGCTAAATACATCGGCTATGTGGGGGCTGGGACTTTTGAATTTTTGTTGGATTCCAACATGAAAGATTTTTATTTCATGGAGATGAACACTCGTTTGCAAGTGGAACACACCATTAGCGAAATGGTGAGCGGGTTAAACCTCATTGAATGGATGATTAGAATCGCTCAAGGCGAAAAATTGCCCGAGCAAGAAAGCTTTTCTCTCAAAGGGCATGCGATAGAATGCCGAATCACTGCAGAAGATCCTAAAAAATTCTACCCAAGCCCAGGCAAAATCACTGAATGGATCGCTCCTGGTGGGGTGAATGTACGCCTTGATTCGCATGCGCATGCTCATTATGTCGTGCCTACGCACTATGATTCTATGATTGGCAAGCTTGTTGTGTGGGGTGAAAACAGAGAAAGAGCGATCGCTAAAATGAAAAGGGCTTTAAAGGAATTTAAAGTAGAGGGCATTAAAACGACCATTCCTTTCCACCTTGAAATGCTTGAAAATGCGGATTTCAGGCAAGCAAAAATCCACACGAAGTATTTGGAAGAAAATTTTTAA
- the pseC gene encoding UDP-4-amino-4,6-dideoxy-N-acetyl-beta-L-altrosamine transaminase, with the protein MKEFAYSEPCLDEEDKKAVLEVLNSKQLTQGKRSLLFEEALCEFLGVKHALVFNSATSALLTLYRNFSDFNADCNEIITTPISFVATANMLLESGYKPVFAEVKNDGNIDELALEKLINKKTKAIVSVDYAGKSVETGSLQKLCKKYSLSFLSDSSHALGSEYQNQKVGSFALASVFSFHAIKPITTAEGGAVVTNDSGLHEKMKWFRSHGMIKKDFFEGEVKSVGHNFRLNEIQSALGLSQLKKAPLLMQKREEVALVYDRIFKDNPYFTPLHPLLKYKSSNHLYPILMHQKFFTHKKLILENLHKIGILAQVHYKPIYQYQLYQQLFNTAPLKSTEDFYRAEISLPCHANLNSESVQNIAHGVLKTFEGFKVE; encoded by the coding sequence TTGAAAGAGTTTGCTTATAGCGAGCCTTGTTTAGATGAAGAAGATAAAAAGGCCGTTTTAGAGGTTTTAAATTCCAAACAGCTCACGCAAGGCAAACGCTCTCTTTTATTTGAAGAAGCTTTGTGCGAGTTTTTGGGCGTCAAGCATGCGTTAGTGTTTAACAGTGCGACTTCAGCCCTTTTAACGCTCTATAGGAATTTTAGCGATTTTAACGCTGATTGTAATGAAATAATCACCACCCCTATAAGCTTTGTAGCGACAGCTAACATGCTTTTAGAAAGCGGTTACAAACCCGTATTTGCTGAAGTTAAAAACGATGGCAATATAGATGAATTAGCCCTAGAAAAGCTCATTAATAAAAAAACCAAAGCCATAGTGAGCGTGGATTATGCCGGTAAAAGCGTGGAAACAGGAAGCCTTCAAAAGCTTTGCAAAAAGTATTCTTTGAGTTTTCTTTCTGACAGCTCGCATGCTTTAGGGAGCGAGTATCAAAACCAAAAAGTAGGAAGCTTTGCGTTAGCGAGCGTGTTTAGTTTCCATGCCATTAAGCCTATCACTACGGCTGAAGGGGGAGCGGTTGTTACTAACGATAGCGGATTGCATGAAAAAATGAAATGGTTTCGCTCTCATGGCATGATCAAAAAAGATTTTTTTGAAGGCGAAGTCAAAAGCGTAGGGCATAACTTCCGTTTGAATGAAATCCAAAGCGCTTTGGGTTTGAGCCAGCTTAAAAAAGCCCCCCTTTTAATGCAAAAAAGAGAAGAAGTTGCTCTAGTTTATGATAGGATTTTTAAAGATAACCCTTATTTCACCCCTTTACACCCCTTGTTAAAATACAAAAGCTCTAACCACCTTTATCCTATTTTAATGCACCAAAAATTTTTTACACACAAAAAACTGATTTTAGAAAATTTGCACAAAATTGGCATTTTAGCCCAAGTGCATTACAAGCCCATTTACCAATACCAATTGTATCAACAGCTCTTTAACACAGCCCCATTAAAAAGCACGGAGGATTTTTATCGCGCTGAAATTTCCTTGCCTTGTCATGCGAATTTAAATTCAGAGAGCGTTCAAAACATCGCTCATGGCGTTTTAAAAACTTTTGAGGGTTTTAAGGTAGAATAA
- a CDS encoding methyltransferase — MADKSVNEPILNIPKENYSFIKKFIGCTDNEDFITLDTWVNNSQVGEGDLMLQMDIEGGEYLALISASDVLLNRFRIIALEIHCLKYLWDNNYFEMVQSALNKILKTHYCVHLHPNNCCASHHHRGVSIVEVIECTFIRKDRVKHILGYCDEFPHPLDADNVIENPTLILPGNWYGG; from the coding sequence ATGGCAGACAAGTCGGTCAATGAACCGATACTGAATATCCCTAAAGAAAACTACTCCTTTATCAAAAAATTCATCGGTTGCACTGACAATGAAGATTTTATTACCCTAGACACTTGGGTCAATAACTCTCAAGTGGGCGAAGGGGATTTAATGTTGCAAATGGATATTGAAGGGGGCGAATACCTCGCCCTCATCAGTGCGAGCGATGTGCTATTGAATCGTTTCAGAATCATTGCTTTAGAAATCCATTGTCTGAAATATTTGTGGGATAACAACTATTTTGAAATGGTTCAAAGCGCTTTAAATAAAATTCTAAAAACGCATTATTGCGTGCATTTGCACCCCAATAATTGTTGTGCCTCTCACCATCACAGGGGTGTGAGTATCGTTGAAGTCATAGAGTGCACTTTCATCAGAAAGGATCGGGTGAAACATATCTTGGGCTATTGCGATGAGTTCCCACATCCATTAGACGCTGACAATGTGATTGAAAACCCCACGCTTATTTTACCCGGAAACTGGTATGGAGGCTGA